DNA from Vitis vinifera cultivar Pinot Noir 40024 chromosome 19, ASM3070453v1:
TATTGATGATGGGATGTGAGTTCAAGAGGATGGAGTCTTTGATAACTAGAGAGATGAGGTCCGTCCACCAAACCTAAGAATAATGCATGACGAAGTCAAGCTAGAAGCCTAGAACTCCCCCACAACTGTTGTTAGGTTTAGGTGACATGGCTAAGGAAATAACTGGTGTAAACGAGCATGAACACCATGATTGAGTAGTAATGTCATGAAGATGATACATGTTGAAGTGCTTGATTGTATACCGAAGACTGACCTTAGGTATTCAGTGATTTGCTTGCTGCAATAATTACTAATTTGATTGGTATGACATGGTAGATGCTTGGAAGGTGTGTTTCTCGAAAATGAAATTTGCTGGGCATAAGGTATGGTGGAAAATCCTGGAACAGTGGTCTTTGCTGAGTTGGGAAACCTTCAATTCTTgactgggaaaaaaaaaaattgttcatcgGTATATCACCAAGACCACCTCACTGAATAGTTGATGACTTTGCAGCAAGGTAGCATGTTAGCTATGTGGAAAAGTTTGATGAGCTTACCACCCCTTGTCGAGGTGTCTAAAGATAGACTGACCTCACACGTTGGATTGAAGGATTGAAATGTGACGGAAATCAACAGCCATGCATATTTATGACCTTGAAGATGCCTTACAGAATGGCCTTGAAGGTGAAATAGTACGTCCAGTCAGCCTTCCTCCCAGAAATTTAAATTCAAGCATGGAGGTCAAGCATTGGGAGGACCCTTGAAGAGGATTGAACACATAAGATAACATGTCCAGTCTCCACTCAGCCCATACCCACCATAAGAACAAAGGCAAGGCTGCAATGGAACACAAAGTGCCATGAGAAGGAACAGTGTGGCTGCCATTGCCTGTAAAAGAAAGAAGGCGAATCCCATATTATGAATGTCAAAGGAAGTACGAAAacagaaaccaaatgaagagaACACAAAGTGAAATGCTACCCAAAAAAGAGAGTTTGGACAATTCATTCGTACATAGTTATAATGCTTAGGGCCCATTTGGAAACCgttcttaaaaacagttttctaacttaaaaaatatatttgacaaataTCTTcactgaaaacaatttttgaagattttatttttaagacatGTTTTCTAAATCAAACTTTTGCTGATATCTGAAAAACCGTTGGCTTGTATTTCAGGTAAGCGCGCTCTTGAGCAATAGATAAACCATTTTTGGGTTTGGTAGATCAGAGGCTCAAAGAATAATTCCTTGTCGCCTCTCATTGAGGACTCCGAAGCATTACTAATAGGTGAAACAGTTCCAACCTTCAGCGACATTGAACCAAAAGACAAGAATCATCACCTAGATGCTTCCCAACCCGAGTCCGAACAAAGTGATAAAAAAAGTGATAGGTCCAAGTTTGTACAAAGGGAGACTGCATTTACTTCCACATTTTTGGCCGATAAGTTGTTGTACAGCATTATTAGatgtatttggaaaaaaaattgagttccTGGTGCATTATCCTTGGCCAGTGAGCCCTTTGATTCTGTAGACCAAATTTTGATCCCTGATATGATGAAATCTCATAAATTTCATTCGCCTTTTGTGGAGACGAATGTTACTGTTGCAaccttctatatattttttcattaatgtaTATCGCCTTGGCTGCCAACTTTTGTGAATTTCTTGCTTTCTGATGTGGGATTGGTGATTACAGGCCtgtttgaaacattttttaatgCAGATTGTCAAAATCTGTTAGAAAGtccaatttttaattgttttcggGAACAAAATTATGTTATGAATTCGCCTTAAGATGCAGTTTCCATAAACAGTGGCAACGGAGAGAAAAATAGAATGACAGcttattcctttttttattcGGTATACAAATTTTTATACACGTATATGAGGAGTAAACAAGTATTTATATACAGTTACCAGCTTTTAATATAAGATgatgtttattcttttatcTGAAATCTGAATACATCTGAATTTGAGTTGAATATCATTAAGTATTtagattgaattttatttttattttttattggctGTTGTTCATTAATGTCACTCTCATTGGTCACTTCAGTTTATGCTTAAGAATTACTTACGGAGAATTTACTAATGAATAGTTGATCTTTGAATCTAAGAATATAGATGGAGTTTTTTAGGTGCATTCAACTAAGATCTATGAATCAGCACTCCTACAAATAAGTGGTGGTTTGGTCACTCATACTTTGCCAGGATTTTCCTGTTTGACAGCTGAGAAAGTGtggaaaaatcaaaatggagggaaaagaaaatctctccaattttcaaattcaaaaggtAACAACTAATTCAACAAGAGGCCAAAAGTGACTTGTAGTGTTGTATATTGGCTGTTCCTAGAATCTTCTGCTATTTTCTTTTCtgctttattttttctttcattttcttggcTACCAAATATGAGAATCATGACTAATTTCCTAAAGATGAGTGACTAGATCTTCATATGCCGTGAGGAGAATTGCATCTAAGAGAGAATATCGAATGCTTCACTTGCagcaaaattctatttttattcttagttcTAAATCTTGGCTATTAATAGGAAAAAATTCCCGGAAGTCTATCGAAACTAGGCATCCATGATGCCGACTTTGGCTCAATGAATGTTTTAAGTTGATTTGATTCATCAACAACAGAATTTGATCATGCATATGCAAAATCTTAGATTAAATCTTAGGATGAATAAGGGTATAAAAGTTGTAGAGATTGGAATTTGAAACAATGCTCTTATtggatgtttggtaaaatttatttcttattatttaatgacttaagttaattttaagttgtaatttattacttatttttcacTCTAATTGTtaaaggttatttgataaagtTAATAGTTAttataaatcatgaaattgacatatttaccctTATTAATTTATACTCatgtttattttcattgattttaagctataattttatttataatatagttatatttaaagtattgtagatttataaaataactataaaatatttactataaaaaagagtcatatatatataattataatttaaaaatatactctCATTAATACGGATGAATGAGGCAAAAATGAtttaacattaaatataaattaattattttgacttaaagttaaaaataagtagttttattaaatatatttaatctattaatgatttatattaagttattaaaccATTAAGTAGATTTACCAAACACTCTAAATCTTATGATgaataagaaattattattgGTATGTCTTAAAATTTATGGATTTGTGAGTAAAATATATGTaccattattgatattaattctttaatttttttatttttaatttgggaatgaGCATCAAAtcttgattattattttttaaaaattaattgaaattattaCAGTGAATTATGTCttggagttttattttttttaaaaaattattagaatttgttgtatattaaaaggttgaattttaaaattttatggtaaaatcatttttatatgattttagtattatcattttccttttggatGAGAAATCCATGGAAATTCTTGAAGCCAAATGTATGTAGCAAAATTTCGGTTTTGATTTGGAAactttatgaatttattttagacTAATTTGTATCCAAATGAAGTAACTTGTAGATCTAAGAAAACTTTagatctaaaatttatttattatttaaattacacaaaattaaagtaatttaaattatttttaagacgAGGAGTTATCcgaaattcaaaaaaataaatttagttttattttgtgtGAGAAATTTGGAGTGTAAAGAGCTTTAGGAATGTCTTACATCATAGATTgtcttaattaatttagcaTGACGGACTTTAGGCTTGTGGTGACTCTGGTGAGGTCAGTCGGAGGGTAGGCACATGCATGGTTTCTAACCTAAATTATAACTTAAAAGCGTTCAATCACGTGTGTCATGTTGGATTTATGCACCATCCGTGTCATGACTCGTGCCATAGTCGATGTCATCAGATCTCCAAGATGAATTGCTTGATCAATGGAACAAtgcaataagaaaaaaatcatcGCCATAAATATCGTATCCATGCCATGACTCGTGCCACGGCGACGCGAACCCAAAAGGACCTCCGTATTCAATACTCCACTTGATATCAAATGAAAAGTCCATTTTACAGTCATTTTttgagggggaaaaaaaaattaggggctaaataaagttacaaaatttttagcttaaaataatttttgccaTTTCTTGTATGTATAAAAACACTCATAAAACTTTtcgttatttttaaaaacaattttaaaaaataatttttaaaatttgttttctaatttttacaaaataaaaatctacataaaaacctaaaatattttttaaaaataattttatatttaatattttattttaatcattttatatatttatataatcatttttttaaacaactcaaaaaaacatcttattttttattcataaaaacataaaataaaaaataatgtttttaattatcaaaagcatttatgctttttattttgaaaaataaaaaataatgcttTTAATTATGAAACGCATttatgttctaaaaaacaattctcaaagataatttattttatattaattttctttccctcaaattttgcATGAGGCTtccaatcaagaaaaaaagCACTTATAAATTGTCTTTATCCttttatttccttataatttttaTCTAGAACTTTGCCAAACATAACGTGTCTGATTCTTCATAAAAATGCTTATAATAAAGGTAACACCAACCAAAGGGCAACAAGCTAAATGCATTTTTACCACAATCACCCCtcaaataaaacctaaatcacccaTTATTGCTGAATTTCACATTCAAAAATATGCTAACTTTTAGGCCATGTTTCGTTtgtagaaaatttgaagaaaaatccaaattttgaagtagcaaataaataaataaaattacaaacttcaaatccatttttttcttctcaacatAAAGATGAAACATTTTGACAATGCACcgttttttattacattttattttctttaatatttttcataatacatCTAAACAAGACAAACATTTTccctagtattttttttttttcttgcttcagTAATTTCCGGAACCAAAAGTAACCTTAAACCTAATGGGTAACATAAGATCTAACCAAAAACATGAGGGCAAGACGTACAAATTAGGGACAACAAGGGCTTCATCTCAAAAATAATGCACACAACCAAAAACATACTGTTAGAAAACTTATGTTGTAGGATAATTAACGTTGTTCCCAGGCAAAACACCAGGATTCATGGCTGAGAGAACCACCCacttattcaaaatttgatccATAGCCTCTACAGGATCACCTCTTTGTTATGGTTTCCAAAACCCCTAAACAAGAAGGAGCAAAAAAACATACCATGGCATTACTAGAAATATGGAGACAAACCCCAGCTCAGGCGTCGTCAAGTGCAAGGACTCCAGGCAATGTCTTCCCCTCCAGCAACTCCAAGCTGGCACCACCGCCGGTTGAGATGTGGCTCATCTTTTCAGCGAGCCCAACCTTCTCTACAGCAGCAACAGAATCACCACCTCCGATTATAGTTGTCACCCCCTTCTCACTTAGGTCTGCCAACTTCTTGGCTATTGCCTGCAGTTGGAGAAGAATAATCCTCAATACACTTACAAAGCAAGGTAATTGAGCTTCCTGGTGAAATAGGCTTGTAGCAGCATCGTagcattgaaatatttttttcagtttacaaaaaaatggtgaagTTCTTATTCTGCATCATTCATACAAACTAGAATTTCTTCCCAGAAGTtcatgaaaataatttcaactGGGAAAATCAGATTGTTTCCAGGAAACATGGGCAAAGGTTTTTGGTTTGGTAAATTCAAGCATTGCAGGTAAAAGAGCATCAAACAATGTAGTTGACATTAGAATATTTCATGTATGTGTATATTATGCATTACCTCTGTTCCCAATGCAAACTTATCGAACTCAAACACACCCATAGGTCCATTCCAAATGATGGTTTTGGTAGTATCTAAAGATTCGCCAAAAGTCTTGATAGAGTCAGGTCCGATATCCAGCCCCATCCAACCATCTGGAATACAGGATGCAGGGACAACCTGCAAAAACATTGAACAGAAGTTTTTAACCCTTTCAGAAACAAATTATCATAATACATATCAATGGAtagttgaggaaaatatttTCTGAGAGAGTTTGGGGCagggaaatttttttccaaaaagaagGACAAGCAAACAAACCTTGCTGTTAGCATCAGCAGCAAACTTGTCAGCAATCACAACATCTGCGGGGAGAAGTAGTGAGACACCTTTGGACTTGGCCTTTTCAAGAAGTGAAGTTGCAAGATCCAGCTTGTCTTCCTCTACAAGGGAGGAACCAACACCGTAACCTTGGGCCTTGTAAAAGGTAAAGATCATTCCTCCACCCAAAAGCAGGACATCAACCTTCCCCAACAAGGATTCAATCACTCCAATTTTCGATGACACCTTCGAGCCACCAACAATTGCAGCAAATGGCCTCTTGGGGTTTGACACAGCTCCAACAAGGTAGTCAAGTTCCTAAAACCAGAAAACAAATGTTATGTCAAGTAAACTCAAAGAAGTATtctaaacaaaagaaaacctaGGTGTAGCCACTATTTGGACTTCATACATTAAGTTATGTACATCAAATAATTCACTTTCAATGGCACTGGAGCAGTacagaaacaataaaattatgttaaCAAGTACTCATATTTTCCATCAAAAAGAACAACAGTAccaatatttatatgaaaaagatAGGGCCATTCAACATTGTAAACATGAATGTAACAGGTCAAACTCATTACTTTAATTGCTAGGATCCACTCTGCATAGCATTTATTAATATCAAACAAACATTATGGATCTGATTAGTAGCATCTTTAGGGTAGAGATAAATtagccaaaaaaaattaataataatgacaaattatttcatatgtGTAAAAGACCCACCCAGATTATGAACAGATGAAGCTCGGACTTGCTTAGCTATTTGAAGCTTGTTACGAGATGGATAAACCAGGCTCATTCACAAACTCAAATACATAGACACATGTTCAGGGATCAACTAAGTTTGTAAATAAGTTCTCTTTCATTCACGTGTAGGCCTATTAGGTGCATGAACGTGTTCAATATGGGGTCATTTGACCACAAGTCCAACCAACTGATGCCCAAACAGCGCTTAGTTGTGCAAAACAGACCAGGCCCAGAAAGGAAGGATGAATTGAGGTAGGGGGAGAAAGGGGGAAGGAGACAGATTGAAATTTCCAGAAAGTGAAATCTTAAAGATGGTAACATGATTAAAGGGATAACGTCATTATGAGATCGGATCAAATTGGGTAAGCAAGCAGACAATAGGCCTCATTTTATAGTGCCTTGGCTACCTCTGGAATAGGTTAAGTGCATGCCTTCTTGGTTAAGATAGGGCAGGGCTTTAGACCACAGGCC
Protein-coding regions in this window:
- the LOC100244419 gene encoding phosphoglycerate kinase, cytosolic — protein: MATKRSVGDLKEADLKGKRVFVRVDLNVPLDESLKITDDTRVRAAVPTIKYLMGHGAKVILASHLGRPKGVTPKYSLKPLVPRLSELLGVEVKMANDCIGEEVKILVAKIPEGGVLLLENVRFYKEEEKNDPEFAKKLASLADLYVNDAFGTAHRAHASTEGVAKYLKPSVAGFLMQKELDYLVGAVSNPKRPFAAIVGGSKVSSKIGVIESLLGKVDVLLLGGGMIFTFYKAQGYGVGSSLVEEDKLDLATSLLEKAKSKGVSLLLPADVVIADKFAADANSKVVPASCIPDGWMGLDIGPDSIKTFGESLDTTKTIIWNGPMGVFEFDKFALGTEAIAKKLADLSEKGVTTIIGGGDSVAAVEKVGLAEKMSHISTGGGASLELLEGKTLPGVLALDDA